A part of Larkinella insperata genomic DNA contains:
- a CDS encoding AAA family ATPase, protein MKIRQIRFRNINSFYGEHPPIQFREGILSTTGLFVISGPTGAGKSTLLDVITLALFNRVPRIPGAISNSSIIEEGILVNQQAALEAGTAAYAEIEYEVGGKAYRSRWSIKKNRNGNWNNYEMEIAFLPEGQTEGQLLPIKGLSEFPKKNEELIGLTYDQFIRSIVLAQGAFDQFLKARAAERSKMLERITGTEIYRQLSQRAHQVNREYELKIADKQKEGRLIQTLSDEEVEQLKQEQKAVEERLKEVSREIEFYNAEELLLRKMAEAEGQLLALAKREQLLETRQNDFADDAQRLHRHERVADLATDLVDLTHVEKNREREAENQRVAQTQLVTLNNQLTELVGKAQRLTHQPALTAQTLVAEVDQFRSRVLELTQQINAERDKSKQPLDFIQETVKTAKNSWLRALDPRNVDETYEQVRARKQEIGVQLVQLERDYPALTLETVRSEINRLIEQNNNLTGLYTTLRQQQDRLLNGMSLNDRITTQQELIKSQEPLRQQVADELGELERQRKELDEQKVRLSQEANLEELRKALQDGKPCPLCGSVQHPYAQHYINELGTLELRLQWITRDWEAKKKEFDELNKRLIQAESDCASYTQQRDELRKLYSQKRTEISQNLTALALDASLTPEQILDQQELNRIQREELSTLQSLWEQEETLKRLETDLHTVLESTAKGKQLRLEKEKLYAGDDIREMCERLTGQFNRLNTQISTQTDLLSNAVTAFGRFDEQYTASANALQPMLEERGLNDLESARACLLEPATLRRLQDQKKELEKEVFEISRKREEELSRQREAVQNRKTKESAAEISEKLKALKLEERQKTERVGYFKNQIDTDKDSRKVLKKLANELARLETEARPWRDLDRLIGSAKGDDYSKFAQGLTLAQLIGLANRRLKDLSDRYLLLKPRDGQDELYVVDLYQGGTERTVSSLSGGETFTLSLALALGLSDLASQNVQIDSLFIDEGFGTLDPDALDSAIAMLEKLQHDSKKTIGIISHRHEIKERISVQIQVEKGMEGNSKINVVEL, encoded by the coding sequence ATGAAAATCCGACAAATACGCTTTCGTAACATTAATTCCTTTTATGGCGAGCACCCGCCAATTCAATTTAGGGAGGGAATTCTGAGCACGACCGGCCTGTTTGTCATTTCCGGTCCAACGGGCGCGGGCAAATCGACCCTGCTGGACGTGATTACGCTGGCCCTGTTCAACCGGGTGCCCCGGATTCCGGGTGCCATTTCCAATTCCAGCATCATTGAGGAAGGCATTTTGGTAAACCAGCAGGCTGCGCTGGAAGCCGGTACGGCAGCTTACGCCGAGATTGAGTACGAAGTGGGCGGCAAAGCTTACCGGTCGCGCTGGTCGATCAAGAAAAACCGCAACGGCAACTGGAATAATTACGAAATGGAAATTGCCTTTCTGCCCGAAGGGCAAACGGAAGGCCAGTTGTTACCAATCAAAGGTTTAAGTGAATTTCCGAAGAAAAACGAAGAACTCATTGGCCTGACTTACGACCAGTTCATCCGGTCGATTGTGCTGGCGCAGGGCGCGTTTGATCAGTTTCTGAAGGCCCGGGCCGCCGAGCGCAGTAAAATGCTGGAACGGATTACGGGCACCGAGATCTACCGGCAACTAAGCCAGCGCGCGCACCAGGTAAACCGGGAATACGAACTGAAAATTGCGGACAAGCAGAAGGAAGGCCGGCTGATTCAGACGCTGAGCGACGAGGAAGTTGAGCAACTGAAGCAGGAACAGAAAGCCGTCGAGGAACGATTGAAAGAGGTTTCCAGAGAAATCGAGTTTTATAACGCCGAGGAACTGTTGCTCCGCAAGATGGCGGAAGCCGAGGGCCAGCTTCTGGCCCTTGCCAAGCGCGAACAGCTTCTGGAAACCAGGCAGAACGACTTTGCCGATGATGCCCAGCGCCTGCACCGCCACGAACGGGTGGCTGATCTGGCGACGGATCTGGTTGACCTGACGCATGTGGAGAAAAACCGGGAGCGGGAAGCCGAAAACCAGCGAGTCGCCCAGACCCAACTGGTTACGCTGAATAACCAGCTTACCGAACTGGTCGGGAAAGCGCAGCGCCTGACGCACCAGCCCGCGTTGACCGCCCAGACGCTGGTAGCCGAGGTAGATCAATTTCGAAGCCGGGTGCTGGAGCTGACGCAACAGATCAATGCCGAACGGGATAAAAGCAAACAGCCGCTTGATTTCATCCAGGAAACCGTCAAAACCGCCAAAAACAGCTGGTTACGGGCACTCGATCCGAGAAACGTGGACGAAACCTACGAGCAGGTCCGGGCGCGAAAGCAGGAAATCGGGGTTCAGCTGGTGCAGCTCGAACGGGATTATCCGGCCCTGACGCTCGAAACCGTTCGCTCGGAAATAAACCGGCTGATTGAGCAGAACAACAACCTGACCGGCCTGTATACCACCCTCCGGCAGCAGCAGGACCGCCTTCTCAACGGCATGAGTCTGAATGACCGGATTACAACCCAGCAGGAGCTCATCAAGAGCCAGGAGCCGTTGCGCCAGCAGGTCGCCGATGAACTCGGGGAGCTGGAACGCCAAAGGAAGGAGCTGGATGAGCAGAAAGTCCGGCTGTCGCAAGAGGCCAATCTGGAAGAGCTACGAAAAGCCCTGCAGGATGGTAAACCGTGTCCGCTCTGCGGTTCGGTGCAACATCCGTACGCGCAGCATTACATCAATGAACTGGGAACGCTGGAGTTGCGGCTTCAGTGGATCACCCGCGATTGGGAGGCTAAAAAGAAAGAATTCGACGAACTAAACAAAAGGCTCATTCAGGCCGAGTCGGACTGCGCGTCGTATACGCAGCAGCGGGATGAACTGCGAAAGCTCTATTCGCAGAAACGAACGGAGATTTCCCAGAATCTGACGGCCCTGGCCCTGGATGCCAGTCTGACCCCGGAGCAGATTCTCGATCAGCAGGAGTTGAACCGGATTCAACGCGAGGAACTGAGTACGCTTCAAAGCCTGTGGGAACAGGAAGAGACGCTAAAACGGCTGGAAACGGATTTGCACACGGTTTTGGAAAGTACCGCCAAGGGAAAGCAATTAAGGCTCGAAAAAGAAAAGCTCTACGCGGGCGATGACATTCGGGAGATGTGCGAACGCCTGACCGGGCAGTTCAATCGGTTGAACACGCAGATCAGCACCCAGACCGATTTGCTGAGCAATGCCGTTACGGCTTTTGGGAGGTTTGATGAGCAGTATACGGCTTCTGCCAATGCGCTTCAACCGATGCTCGAAGAGCGGGGTTTGAACGATCTGGAATCCGCCCGCGCCTGCCTGCTGGAACCCGCCACCTTGCGCCGGTTGCAGGACCAGAAAAAAGAGCTGGAAAAAGAAGTGTTTGAAATCAGCCGGAAGCGGGAGGAAGAACTCAGCCGGCAGCGGGAAGCGGTTCAAAACCGGAAAACGAAGGAGTCGGCAGCCGAGATCAGTGAGAAACTGAAAGCGTTAAAGTTGGAAGAACGGCAAAAAACGGAACGGGTTGGTTACTTCAAAAACCAGATTGATACCGACAAGGACAGCCGGAAAGTTTTGAAAAAGTTGGCCAATGAGCTAGCCCGGCTCGAAACCGAAGCCCGGCCCTGGCGTGACCTGGACCGGCTGATCGGCAGCGCGAAAGGCGACGACTACAGCAAGTTTGCGCAGGGCCTGACGCTGGCCCAACTCATTGGTCTGGCCAATCGCCGGTTGAAAGATTTGTCGGATCGCTATCTGCTCCTGAAGCCGCGCGACGGTCAGGATGAATTGTACGTGGTTGACCTGTACCAGGGCGGCACCGAACGCACGGTTTCCAGCTTGTCGGGCGGAGAAACGTTTACGCTGAGCCTGGCTCTGGCCCTGGGCCTGTCGGACCTGGCTTCGCAGAACGTCCAGATTGATAGCCTGTTTATCGACGAAGGTTTCGGCACGCTTGACCCCGACGCGCTCGACTCGGCCATCGCCATGCTGGAAAAGCTTCAGCACGACAGCAAAAAAACAATTGGAATCATTTCCCACCGCCACGAAATCAAGGAGCGGATCAGCGTGCAGATTCAGGTGGAGAAAGGAATGGAGGGAAACAGCAAAATTAACGTTGTAGAGCTATAA